One stretch of Ptiloglossa arizonensis isolate GNS036 chromosome 7, iyPtiAriz1_principal, whole genome shotgun sequence DNA includes these proteins:
- the Sif gene encoding guanine nucleotide exchange factor still life isoform X5 has protein sequence MGNKLSCSCAPLIRKAYRYEDSPWQTGARDVMGGSGGRRGDTGHLLRCGSLRERKRLWAEVFHVSASGAGTVKWQQVSEDLVPVNITCIQDSPECVFHITAYNSQVDKILDVRLVQPGTRIGQASECFVYWRDTMTNDTWGLNFTSPIDAKQFRECCLEPPNKQKIKTRRKPLSTPASPSRSREPQCTCMTPEQFARLRSQEARYRSFCATSTLPRTMARSTEMEMTPARDKITAATSSASLYDNVNNTTATPGKAPKVESTKQKEKQNETCQTTPKTANVGIETVTVGSQIDSPEEKGTTVSPKKPQKQSQDTSTQQNGTEMLKSEGTQAGGTLQNKSLRKEQLHHTKSADYTDLEMQNGNILNIVNNNNSGRKSKSKSTDDMRIENAQNGGISLDSNTLKRMLKPMSSIDSPVTSPEMTRKKHNHHNGSYHYHPSNNNQKYVMQETENENYAHPYRSPYSNKFQASRSVHDMGRQYIGGRDRTYLDSECNRCTGDMSPPSDNVIFDNQCYATTPSSSNGNSDMEQPTHCNSRRCNSSQTYQQQSMQSVSTPGSPTSRLLLEYEMHLRNTLAKGLDAESYSLRTFEALLTQSMENLEFAENIPLNVQRTPHVSRRRHISNKSSTLPLSYRYCNERQNSKDRDGYYSDRNEMIREKRDRDADRDRGYLSDYNSRCASCIGESARAQWFRHSDGWQSGSSTFGSGASSSINPSYPGHKRDSPWDSLPSLRHEGSLNDSGYKSNRTDSLEQRGTFDRQDSVRSDYMSDRDSRYGIVQQASLESTDSRLCYLTSSEMSDDDRMSLTTAVSDDDDGESVINSPYRGKQTGTAAASFNCTGAVRKAGFLSVKKWLLRKKHQIELARKRGWKGYWVCLKGTTLLFYPCDSQESRAMEAAPKHLIIVDGAIMQPIPEHPKRDYIFCLSTAFGDAYLFQAPCQVELDNWVNSIHSACAAAFARHRGKTGTLHLLQEEIFRLEKAIESDHKLKHMADLQQSVVSDVETKQQINNQIVQWEENLERLHCEQFRLRCYMASLQSGELPNPKSLLTHVSRATKQTLNKLGVFTVSSFHAFICARSPSLLNNLLAGRGATKRRPPLLSRSNSGSSRRSLQISSRDDEKPVKVCVPENQLVSVFLRDAMTVEEFLASACNRKNLNPMEHFVRVKKRRDMEDHNYFVPHRTDLIETYSNTHEVVEVCAKILYQVELQRNTLEQMWGFSVEAELVENSDRQDELCCYVSRVEDKSVAMQNGIIKGDEIMVINGAIVSDLDMMYLESVLQEEVGLCMMMRSSRTEPPDLTGIMRVTDDIIESLVCPPPPSDPPVISEEMISGLIVPAPGWSKESIAQECTSASHIENGKQTSRTNSFEIENLLKTAEQVTGICRSPGETRKSSPTGSVVSSHSQALTPSRQLSDAEKLKKVILELIETERTYVKNLNNLLENYLEPLKRETFLSNAEINALFGNIQEIVTFQRQFLQNLDHAIEMEVDFNNFDHPSQFKGVLFSIGSAFLYYVNHFKLYSSFCASHSKAQKVLHPNEGNQALQEFLQARNPRQQHSSTLESYLIKPIQRILKYPLLLQQLRNLTDERSDEHQHLIEALKGMEKVAEHINEMQRIHEEYGAIFDHLFRQHQKSCKQPIDLSPGDLLYYGGVEWLNISDFLGKIKKGLELHAMCFVFKSAVVFLCKERLRQKKKLMGVSTKANSSEVEIIRYQVLIPVTEVQVRASSAKDMESHFLWELIHLRSQLQRRSEKVYVLSNSTTEFRNAFLRTIRQIIRESVRNMSIPSTKQNLSQPQMTISPRMTTGHVDKFEKQPASQGQNGGNNGAATATGPLSKKVVKPQPLSTSHNVKRKYSQSKQTVEHESSEDKDMEESSAVNQQQTIFRSRSKTISDTSGEMKVEMDSGTKSEGEEDSQAFLGEKKANLGRTPNHLTLSTTSTISAGSTGSQARLIQSSHQPENYQPITVKELGSPIWKPRELSSFGEATTLPRKGKSASEFGDISSSHSASRKSLIEINNCAQQSNYNNNI, from the exons ATGGGCAATAAGTTGTCTTGCAGTTGTGCTCCCCTTATCAGAAAGGCGTATCGTTATGAAGATTCCCCATGGCAGACAGGGGCTAGGGACGTAATGGGCGGCAGCGGAGGTCGCAGGGGTGATACTGGCCACTTGCTCAGGTGCGGAAGCTTAAGAGAAAGGAAGAG GTTGTGGGCCGAAGTGTTCCATGTGAGTGCAAGTGGAGCAGGGACTGTAAAATGGCAGCAGGTATCGGAAGATTTAGTTCCTGTAAATATCACTTGCATCCAAGATTCGCCAGAATGCGTCTTCCACATTACCGCGTACAACAGCCAGGTCGACAAAATTCTAGATGTGCGATTGGTTCAACCAG GAACCCGTATCGGGCAAGCGTCCGAATGCTTTGTTTATTGGAGAGATACGATGACTAACGATACATGGGGATTGAATTTTACCTCTCCGATCGATGCTAAACAATTCAGAGAATGTTGC CTCGAACCACCGAACAAGCAGAAGATCAAAACGCGGAGAAAGCCTCTATCGACACCAGCATCGCCGAGCAGGTCCAGAGAGCCTCAATGCACTTGCATGACCCCGGAACAATTTGCCAGACTTCGAAGTCAAGAAGCTAGATATCGCAGTTTCTGCG CCACTTCAACGCTTCCCCGTACAATGGCACGATCCACGGAAATGGAAATGACACCGGCTCGCGATAAAATAACAGCGGCAACATCCAGTGCGTCTCTTTACGATAATGTCAACAATACGACCGCAACTCCAGGAAAGGCGCCAAAAGTTGAATCGACGAAACAGAAGGAGAAACAGAACGAAACGTGTCAGACAACACCGAAGACAGCGAACGTTGGCATTGAAACTGTTACCGTTGGCTCACAG ATCGATAGCCCGGAGGAGAAAGGTACTACCGTTTCGCCGAAAAAACCTCAGAAACAAAGTCAAGATACGTCTACTCAACAAAATGGCACTGAAATGTTAAAGTCGGAAGGCACTCAGGCCGGTGGCACCTTGCAAAACAAATCTCTCCGAAAAGAACAATTACACCACACAAAGTCTGCCGATTACACAGACCTGGAAATGCAAAATGGCAATATTCTCAATATAGTGAATAACAATAACAGTGGAAGGAAATCGAAAAGCAAGAGCACAGACGACATGAGGATCGAGAATGCGCAAAACGGTGGTATCAGTTTGGACTCGAATACCCTGAAAAGAATGTTAAAGCCTATGTCGAGTATCGACAGTCCTGTTACATCGCCAGAGATGACCAGAAAGAAGCACAACCATCATAATGGATCTTATCATTATCATCCGAGCAATAATAACCAGAAGTATGTTATGCAAGAGACTGAGAACGAAAACTATGCGCATCCGTATCGAAGTCCGTACAGTAACAAATTCCAGGCTTCTAGAAGCGTGCACGACATGGGACGTCAGTATATTG GCGGCAGAGACAGGACCTATTTAGATTCGGAATGTAATCGGTGCACAGGTGACATGTCGCCGCCGTCGGATAATGTCATCTTCGATAATCAGTGTTACGCGACCACGCCGAGTTCGTCGAATGGTAACTCGGACATGGAACAACCAACGCACTGCAATTCGCGACGTTGTAACAGCAGCCAGACATATCAACAGCAAAGCATGCAATCCGTTTCAACGCCTGGCAGTCCGACCAGTAGACTTCTTCTCGAGTACGAGATGCATTTAAGGAACACCTTGGCCAAGGGTTTGGATGCCGAGAGTTACAGTTTACGTACATTCGAGGCACTGCTCACGCAAAGTATGGAAAATTTAG AATTTGCAGAAAATATACCACTAAACGTACAGCGCACACCACATGTTTCACGAAGAC GTCATATTTCGAACAAGTCGTCGACGTTGCCACTGTCGTATCGTTACTGCAACGAAAGACAAAACAGTAAAGACAGAGACGGCTATTATAGCGATCGCAACGAAATGATACGAgagaagagagacagagacgcTGACCGAGATCGTGGATATCTTAGCGATTACAATTCGAG atGTGCCAGTTGCATCGGAGAATCGGCACGCGCTCAGTGGTTTCGGCATTCCGACGGATGGCAGTCGGGCAGTTCCACTTTCGGTTCTGGTGCTTCCAGTTCGATAAATCCAAGTTATCCGGGACATAAACGTGACTCTCCGTGGGACTCTCTTCCATCGTTGAGACACGAGGGCAGTCTTAACGATAGCGGATATAAATCTAATCGAACAGACTCTCTGGAACAAAG gGGCACTTTTGATAGACAAGACAGCGTAAGATCCGATTACATGTCGGATAGGGACAGTAGATACGGAATCGTTCAACAAGCTTCTTTGGAAAGTACAGACTCGAGACTTTGCTACTTGACGTCGTCAGAG ATGTCGGATGATGATAGAATGTCGCTAACTACGGCTGTGAGCGATGACGATGACGGTGAAAGCGTGATAAATTCACCGTATCGAGGAAAACAAACTGGCACAGCTGCAGCTTCGTTCAATTGTACAGGAGCGGTTCGAAAGGCTGG ATTTCTTAGCGTGAAAAAATGGCTGTTACGGAAGAAACATCAGATCGAGCTTGCGAGAAAAAGAGGCTGGAAGGGTTACTGGGTTTGTTTGAAAGGGACTACGCTTCTCTTCTATCCCTGCGATTCGCAAGAAAGCAGAGCTATGGAAGCGGCGCCGAAGCATTTAATTATAGTTGATGGCGCAATTATGCAACCAATTCCAGAACATCCGAAAAGGGATTACATATTTTGTCTGAGTACCGCGTTCGGCGATGCTTACTTATTCCAA GCACCGTGTCAGGTGGAACTTGACAACTGGGTGAACAGCATTCATTCGGCTTGCGCCGCTGCATTTGCGCGTCATCGCGGCAAAACCGGGACTCTTCATTTGTTGCAGGAAGAGATCTTTCGGTTAGAGAAGGCGATAGAATCG GATCACAAATTAAAGCATATGGCTGATCTTCAGCAGTCTGTTGTTTCCGACGTGGAAACGAAACAGCAAATCAACAATCAGATCGTCCAATGGGAAGAAAACTTAGAACGACTCCACTGCGAGCAATTTCGTCTCAGGTGCTACATGGCTAGTTTACAGAGTGGCGAGTTACCTAATCCTAAA AGTTTATTGACGCACGTATCTCGTGCTACGAAGCAAACGTTAAACAAATTAGGAGTCTTTACGGTGTCGTCGTTTCACGCTTTTATATGCGCACGAAGTCCCTCGTTGTTGAACAACCTGCTGGCAGGTCGCGGAGCTACTAAGAGAAGGCCACCGTTGCTCTCAAGGTCGAATAGTGGATCCAGTAGAAGATCTCTTCAAATTTCTTCGAGAGACGACGAGAAGCCTGTAAAAGTATGCGTACCGGAGAATCAG ttggtgtctgtatttttgcgTGATGCTATGACGGTCGAAGAATTTTTGGCAAGTGCTTGCAACAGGAAGAATTTGAATCCGATGGAACATTTCGTTCGCGTGAAGAAGCGACGCGACATGGAAGATCATAATTATTTCGTACCGCATAGGACCGACTTGATAGAAACATAC TCGAATACGCACGAGGTGGTTGAAGTTTGCGCCAAGATCTTGTATCAAGTAGAGTTGCAAAGAAATACTCTCGAacaaatgtggggtttctcggTGGAAGCAGAGCTAGTGGAAAATTCCGATAGGCAGGACGAATTGTGTTGTTACGTTAGCAGAGTTGAAGATAAAAGTGTGGCAATGCAAAACG GAATTATTAAAGGCGACGAGATCATGGTGATCAACGGTGCGATTGTAAGCGACCTGGATATGATGTATTTGGAAAGTGTACTACAAGAAGAAGTCGGTCTCTGTATGATGATGAGGTCGTCTCGAACCGAACCACCGGATCTCACGGGTATAATGCGGGTTACCGATGACATAATCGAGAGCTTGGTTTGTCCACCGCCACCTTCCGATCCACCGGTCataagcgaagaaatgatttcCGGTCTGATCGTTCCAGCTCCTGGTTGGA GCAAGGAAAGCATAGCGCAGGAGTGTACGTCAGCGTCTCACATAGAAAACGGCAAGCAAACGTCTCGCACAAATtcattcgaaattgaaaatttgttaaaaaccgCTGAACAAGTTACGGGGATCTGTCGATCGCCTGGTGAAACTAGAAAGTCGAGTCCTACCGGAAGTGTGGTTAGCTCTCATTCGCAAGCTCTCACGCCAAGCCGGCAACTAAGCGATGCTGAGAAACTGAAAAAAGTAATTCTAGAATTGATCGAGACTGAACGGACTTACGTCAAG AATTTAAACAATTTGTTGGAGAACTACTTGGAGCCCCTTAAACGCGAGACTTTCCTATCGAATGCAGAGATAAATGCATTGTTTGGAAACATTCAAGAAATTGTTACGTTCCAACGACAGTTTCTACAAAATCTTGATCACGCGATCGAAATGGAGGTTGATTTCAATAATTTTGATCATCCGAGTCAGTTTAAG GGTGTCCTGTTTTCCATTGGAAGTGCCTTTTTGTACTACGTAAATCACTTCAAGCTTTACAGCTCGTTTTGTGCCAGCCATTCGAAGGCGCAAAAGGTTTTACATCCAA aCGAAGGAAATCAAGCTTTACAAGAGTTCCTGCAAGCAAGAAATCCAAGACAACAGCACTCGTCGACTTTAGAGTCATACTTGATAAAACCGATTCAAAGAATACTCAAGTATCCTTTGCTTCTGCAGCAGCTTCGAAATCTCACGGACGAACGAAGCGACGAACACCAACATTTGATTG AGGCGTTAAAGGGCATGGAGAAAGTAGCGGAGCATATAAACGAAATGCAAAGAATTCACGAGGAATATGGAGCTATCTTTGATCATTTGTTCAGACAACATCAAAAGTCTTGCAAGCAG CCGATCGATTTGAGTCCCGGGGATCTTCTGTATTATGGGGGTGTCGAGTGGCTTAACATTTCTGATTTTCTTGGTAAAATTAAGAAAGGCCTGGAGTTGCACGCCATGTGCTTCGTTTTCAAATCCGCCGTTGTCTTTTTGTGTAAAGAAAGATTGAGACAAAAGAAGAAACTTATG GGCGTTTCAACGAAAGCAAATTCCAGCGAAGTAGAAATAATTCGTTACCAAGTATTAATTCCTGTGACGGAAGTTCAAGTCCGAGCTAGTTCCGCCAAAGATATGGAATCCCATTTCTTATGGGAGTTGATTCATTTAAGAAGTCAATTACAGAGAAGATCGGAGAAAGTATATGTGCTGTCCAATAG CACAACAGAATTTAGAAACGCGTTCCTGAGGACTATTCGCCAAATTATTCGAGAATCGGTGCGAAATATGAGTATACCGTCGACGAAACAGAATCTCAGCCAACCTCAAATGACGATATCTCCACGAATGACGACTGGACACGTGGATAAGTTCGAGAAACAGCCGGCGAGTCAAGGACAAAATGGCGGCAATAATGGAGCGGCAACTGCTACCGGACCACTGTCCAAGAAGGTGGTTAAACCGCAACCGTTATCGACATCGCACAATGTAAAACGAAAATACAGTCAATCGAAACAAACAGTGGAGCACGAAAGTTCCGAAGACAAGGACATGGAAGAATCAAGTGCGGTTAATCAACAGCAAACTATCTTTCGCTCCAGAAGCAAGACTATAAGCGATACGTCCG GGGAGATGAAGGTCGAGATGGATTCGGGGACGAAATCCGAGGGAGAGGAAGACTCGCAAGCTTTTTTAGGTGAGAAGAAGGCGAATTTGGGGCGCACTCCGAATCATTTGACTTTGAGCACCACTTCAACCATTTCAGCAGGAAGTACGGGTAGTCAGGCAAGATTAATCCAGTCCTCTCATCAACCGGAAAACTATCAACCCATTACAGTCAAAGAGCTTG GTTCACCCATCTGGAAACCGCGGGAATTATCCTCGTTTGGAGAGGCCACTACGCTGCCACGTAAGGGTAAGTCGGCCAGCGAGTTTGGGGATATAAGCTCATCTCACAGTGCTTCCCGAAAGTCTCtgatagaaatcaataactgtgcTCAACAATCTAACTATAATAAcaacatttaa